The proteins below come from a single Hyphomicrobium denitrificans ATCC 51888 genomic window:
- the coaBC gene encoding bifunctional phosphopantothenoylcysteine decarboxylase/phosphopantothenate--cysteine ligase CoaBC: MIKSRLLAARSDLTDLSSAKRILLIIGGGIAAYKCLDLIRRLRERGHHVRVVMTKAAQQFVTPLSVAALTNERVFTDLFDLDDEREIGHIRLSRDTDLIVVAPATADLIARMAGGHADDLATAILLATDKPVLVAPAMNPRMWLNPATRRNVEQLKRDGIDFVGPAIGEMAERGEAGPGRLVEVPDLLAAIESRFSSTSDAKPLSGCRVIVTSGPTHEPIDPVRYIANRSSGKQGHELAAAAARLGADVTLVSGPVSIAEPAGVRIVRVSTAEEMLAAVKHALPADIAIFAAAVADWRVATPNTSKIKKSTSDAPPALTLAENPDILKTIAQLRKGRPPLVVGFAAETNDVVAHAKKKLKSKGADWIVANDVSSPIGVMGGERNAVHLLTSAGVESWPEMSKTEVAIRIVTRAAAHLATLKRDAAE; the protein is encoded by the coding sequence ATGATAAAGTCTAGGCTTCTTGCAGCGAGATCGGATCTTACGGATTTGTCATCGGCGAAGCGCATTCTTCTCATCATTGGCGGCGGCATCGCTGCCTACAAATGCCTGGATCTCATCCGGCGTTTGCGCGAGCGCGGCCATCACGTTCGCGTCGTGATGACGAAAGCTGCCCAGCAATTCGTCACGCCGTTGTCGGTCGCAGCCCTCACCAACGAGCGTGTCTTCACCGATCTTTTCGATCTCGATGATGAACGCGAGATCGGGCACATCCGCCTGTCGCGCGACACAGACCTGATCGTCGTCGCGCCCGCAACGGCGGACTTGATTGCACGGATGGCAGGCGGGCACGCCGACGATCTCGCCACCGCTATTCTACTCGCGACCGACAAACCCGTGCTTGTCGCGCCGGCGATGAACCCGCGCATGTGGCTGAACCCGGCGACGCGCCGCAACGTCGAACAGCTCAAACGCGACGGGATCGATTTCGTCGGACCGGCGATCGGAGAGATGGCCGAGCGCGGCGAAGCCGGACCGGGCCGCCTCGTCGAAGTTCCGGATTTGCTCGCTGCCATCGAAAGCCGGTTTTCGTCCACGTCTGACGCTAAGCCGCTCTCCGGATGTCGTGTGATTGTCACGAGCGGCCCGACGCACGAGCCCATCGATCCTGTGCGCTACATCGCCAATCGCTCCTCAGGAAAACAGGGTCACGAGCTTGCCGCCGCAGCCGCAAGGCTCGGCGCCGACGTCACGCTTGTTTCGGGTCCGGTCTCGATTGCCGAACCGGCAGGCGTCCGCATCGTGCGCGTATCGACGGCAGAAGAAATGCTCGCCGCGGTGAAGCACGCGCTACCGGCCGATATCGCGATATTCGCCGCCGCCGTTGCCGACTGGCGCGTTGCCACGCCGAACACTTCGAAAATCAAAAAGTCCACATCCGACGCGCCGCCCGCGCTGACGCTCGCCGAAAATCCCGACATTCTGAAAACGATCGCTCAATTGCGAAAGGGACGCCCGCCGCTGGTCGTAGGCTTTGCCGCCGAGACCAACGACGTCGTTGCGCACGCGAAAAAGAAGTTGAAATCGAAAGGCGCCGATTGGATCGTCGCAAACGACGTATCATCGCCGATTGGAGTCATGGGTGGTGAACGCAACGCCGTTCATCTTCTGACGAGCGCGGGCGTGGAAAGCTGGCCTGAAATGAGCAAGACCGAGGTCGCAATCAGAATTGTGACTCGCGCGGCCGCACATCTCGCGACGTTGAAGCGAGACGCCGCAGAATGA
- a CDS encoding sensor histidine kinase, whose protein sequence is MTAAIMPSVQLPRDSEPSLGVANDSGVIVVDPERAEIVTADTAGTRAIGLFAYAAFPIALDASTPALARLREIAALGNANSKSVETLTFWSNGRLKALRCTVTRQTADRSGLFVLHVLDEADAETALIAPPESLAARAAATASLLDPDQLAKLAHELKTPLTAIAAAAEVMRDERLGAMGNARYLNYAADIHENATHALDVITSLLSESRRQGTAPPRLIALDLNAIVQRTVSSVQALAQSRNLALTFRAEKSRPHVVANPTSLRQILLNLLTNAIKFTPTGGAVQVETGCRADGRVFLAVRDTGCGIGGSAVAASASDEGANKQLWLSGSGIGLPLVHRLASEMSAEFEIEDGSDRGTLARITFAGFAQWPG, encoded by the coding sequence ATGACGGCTGCGATTATGCCCTCAGTCCAGCTTCCGCGCGACAGCGAGCCTTCGCTCGGCGTCGCAAACGATTCCGGCGTCATCGTTGTCGACCCCGAACGCGCCGAAATCGTGACCGCAGATACCGCCGGCACGCGCGCCATCGGGTTGTTCGCCTACGCCGCATTTCCAATCGCGCTCGATGCCTCGACCCCCGCCCTTGCACGGCTGCGCGAGATCGCGGCGCTTGGCAACGCCAATAGCAAATCGGTCGAAACGTTGACCTTCTGGAGCAACGGCCGGCTGAAGGCGCTCCGCTGCACGGTGACACGCCAGACTGCCGACCGGTCGGGATTGTTCGTCCTGCACGTCCTCGATGAGGCAGACGCCGAAACGGCGTTGATTGCCCCTCCCGAGTCACTCGCGGCCCGGGCAGCCGCCACGGCGTCGCTGCTCGATCCCGACCAACTCGCGAAGCTCGCGCACGAGCTGAAGACGCCCCTGACGGCCATCGCCGCCGCAGCCGAAGTGATGCGCGACGAGCGATTGGGCGCGATGGGCAACGCCCGCTACCTGAACTACGCCGCCGACATCCACGAAAACGCGACTCACGCCCTGGACGTCATCACGTCGCTGCTCTCGGAAAGCCGCCGCCAGGGAACCGCGCCGCCGCGCCTCATCGCGCTCGACCTCAATGCGATTGTCCAGCGCACCGTCTCCAGCGTTCAAGCCCTCGCGCAATCGCGCAATCTGGCTCTGACGTTTCGCGCCGAAAAAAGCCGTCCGCACGTCGTCGCCAATCCGACATCGCTGCGTCAGATCCTGCTCAACCTGCTGACGAACGCCATCAAGTTCACGCCAACCGGCGGCGCCGTGCAGGTCGAAACCGGCTGCCGTGCCGACGGCCGCGTGTTCCTCGCAGTGCGCGATACCGGCTGCGGGATCGGCGGCAGCGCGGTCGCGGCGAGCGCATCCGATGAAGGCGCGAACAAACAACTCTGGCTGAGCGGCAGCGGCATCGGCCTGCCGCTCGTCCATCGCCTCGCGAGCGAAATGAGCGCCGAATTCGAAATCGAGGACGGCTCCGACCGGGGCACGCTGGCGCGGATCACGTTCGCCGGATTTGCCCAGTGGCCGGGTTGA
- a CDS encoding sodium/substrate symporter small subunit — protein MRRQGDITDASRPSRSLIIAGVAIWLVVTLALPLSALTLNFFRLGGSPLGFWIAAQGSLIALVLLAFFYAWRAGGVAPAERVWPSFAFAGEATGAAAIIGFTGFIAAIGYDALALPLGLVSGLTLLAILVAPRFVLYPVRSIGGFFAIRYGGNLARRLALLITTAATIVLLAADLKAGAYAMQSLARIESAEAVTILVVSVAAVWLVGSVLNVRTLAGISFAAMVIGVLVTLAAIAARAQGWTIPHLTLGAALENHLSLNMTLVVNRLADVDALTALASPFLQLSMRNFAGLLLAVAFGVVAAPHLLGRHVSQAAVAPGGAVRRTAWALVGVAVVVVSLPPLAVYSRVAFETVLSKGIEDAVIPKKFAEASDLGWVKICDKNSRNVAELATACANAPEQRGFLRLQDLVFSTDGFVVAAPYMAAVERALQYPLLIAVVIATLLMGNALLASLVDADAEVRKGGAPGQGELDFRSATLGASVLAGGSIIASVSTLGSGLLFAEGFALIAAGLFVPIVLGLYWRHMNSAGAIAAMAMGTLIALAYMLGVHVWPVEFYRISGLFSDAGEEAAQQFSDLDAAFSAAADPQARAAAWSALRDYAATVANWGGLKPAAIVLITVPVSLLVSIAVSLLFRNRKSVQPAG, from the coding sequence ATGCGCCGACAAGGGGACATCACGGATGCCAGCCGGCCGTCGCGCAGCCTCATTATTGCGGGCGTCGCGATCTGGCTGGTCGTGACGCTGGCGCTGCCGCTTTCGGCGTTGACGCTCAACTTTTTCCGTCTTGGCGGCTCGCCGCTCGGCTTTTGGATCGCCGCCCAGGGCTCTTTGATCGCGCTGGTCCTTCTTGCGTTCTTTTATGCATGGCGCGCCGGAGGCGTTGCGCCTGCGGAACGAGTGTGGCCGAGTTTCGCGTTCGCAGGCGAGGCGACCGGCGCCGCGGCGATCATCGGCTTCACAGGTTTCATTGCGGCGATCGGATACGACGCGCTGGCGCTGCCGCTTGGCCTCGTATCCGGATTGACGTTGCTCGCCATCCTCGTCGCTCCGCGATTTGTCCTCTACCCGGTGCGATCGATCGGCGGATTTTTCGCCATTCGTTATGGCGGGAATCTCGCGCGCCGACTGGCGTTGCTGATCACCACGGCGGCGACGATCGTTCTGCTGGCCGCGGATTTGAAGGCCGGCGCCTACGCGATGCAAAGCCTGGCGCGGATTGAATCGGCTGAGGCCGTGACGATCCTGGTCGTCAGCGTGGCGGCCGTCTGGCTCGTCGGCAGCGTGCTGAATGTCCGGACGCTTGCCGGCATCAGTTTCGCGGCGATGGTCATCGGCGTGCTCGTTACGCTCGCAGCCATCGCAGCTCGCGCGCAAGGCTGGACCATCCCGCATCTGACGCTTGGCGCCGCGCTCGAAAATCACCTCAGCCTCAACATGACGCTGGTCGTCAACCGCCTCGCCGATGTCGATGCGCTGACGGCGCTGGCTTCGCCGTTCCTGCAGCTTTCGATGCGCAATTTCGCGGGGCTTCTGCTTGCCGTTGCGTTCGGCGTCGTCGCCGCTCCGCATCTGCTCGGACGGCACGTTTCGCAAGCTGCCGTTGCACCGGGCGGGGCAGTGCGCCGGACCGCTTGGGCGCTGGTCGGCGTCGCCGTAGTCGTCGTCAGCCTACCGCCGCTTGCGGTTTACAGCCGCGTCGCATTCGAGACCGTGCTTTCAAAAGGCATCGAAGACGCCGTCATCCCGAAGAAATTCGCCGAGGCCAGCGATCTCGGGTGGGTCAAAATCTGCGATAAGAATTCGCGCAACGTCGCAGAGCTTGCGACAGCGTGCGCCAACGCGCCGGAGCAGCGCGGCTTTTTGAGATTGCAGGATCTCGTGTTTTCGACGGACGGATTTGTCGTCGCAGCGCCGTACATGGCGGCGGTCGAACGCGCGTTGCAGTATCCCTTGCTGATCGCCGTGGTGATCGCGACCTTGCTGATGGGGAACGCGCTTCTCGCGAGCCTTGTCGATGCCGATGCGGAAGTGCGAAAAGGCGGTGCTCCGGGGCAAGGCGAATTGGATTTTCGTTCGGCGACGCTCGGGGCAAGCGTGCTCGCGGGTGGATCGATCATCGCCAGCGTTTCGACGCTTGGCAGTGGCCTGCTGTTCGCGGAAGGGTTCGCGCTCATCGCCGCGGGTCTGTTCGTGCCGATCGTGCTCGGCCTTTATTGGCGGCATATGAATTCCGCAGGCGCCATCGCGGCGATGGCCATGGGGACGTTGATCGCACTCGCTTACATGCTCGGCGTGCACGTCTGGCCGGTTGAGTTCTATCGAATCTCGGGTTTGTTTTCGGATGCCGGTGAGGAAGCGGCGCAGCAGTTCAGCGATCTCGATGCGGCTTTCAGCGCTGCCGCCGATCCGCAGGCACGCGCTGCGGCGTGGAGTGCGCTTCGTGATTACGCGGCGACCGTCGCCAACTGGGGTGGGTTGAAACCTGCCGCGATCGTGCTGATCACGGTGCCGGTCAGCCTGCTCGTGTCGATTGCGGTCAGTCTTCTGTTTCGCAATCGAAAGTCTGTGCAGCCTGCAGGCTGA
- a CDS encoding AcvB/VirJ family lysyl-phosphatidylglycerol hydrolase → MTPSVRPKGVLGMSALAAILGAQALLTANVAMAATTVTQPRFGSVEVVTPKTSASAFVILLSDPNDSSSAAREIATEIADRGAAVAVIDATAMRSILQASGSAKACIDLFGDLESLARMAERQIGMATWQQPVLLGIGDGGVVAYLGLAQAPSNTLAGAVSFGFSPTLASAKPFCDVTSSAGEGTQTFTYQPAQLAGRWIAVTANAGEPSLKPFLDAHPGSQAIAAPAGDKAGRDAAIKAVFEVAATTGAALSDLPLVELPAKHPKVLLIFFSGDGGWRDIDKQLGELLSKDGVAVIGVDALRYFWSKKEPQTIAADIHRIIAHYGPAWGVKSFALAGYSFGAGIIPLTWPKLAPATQDQIKLIAMLGLEPVARLQMSMAGWLGLNSSADIPLGPYLAQLPQARVMCVYSVEEQKDNNTGCTLAELDGATRIGRTGGHHFGGDYDDIARIILERLNAAGEK, encoded by the coding sequence ATGACGCCTAGCGTTCGGCCCAAGGGCGTTCTCGGCATGTCTGCGCTTGCGGCGATCTTGGGTGCACAGGCGCTGCTGACTGCGAACGTCGCCATGGCGGCGACGACTGTGACGCAGCCGCGTTTCGGAAGCGTCGAAGTCGTGACGCCGAAGACCTCTGCCTCCGCGTTCGTCATTTTGCTCAGCGATCCGAATGATTCTTCGTCCGCTGCTCGCGAGATCGCGACGGAGATTGCCGATCGCGGCGCTGCCGTGGCGGTCATCGATGCGACCGCGATGCGGTCCATTCTGCAAGCCTCCGGCAGCGCCAAAGCGTGTATCGATCTGTTCGGTGATTTGGAAAGTCTCGCGCGTATGGCCGAGCGGCAGATCGGCATGGCGACCTGGCAACAGCCGGTTCTGCTTGGCATCGGCGATGGCGGTGTGGTGGCCTATCTCGGACTGGCGCAGGCGCCGTCGAACACACTTGCAGGTGCGGTGAGCTTCGGGTTCTCACCAACGCTCGCTTCGGCGAAACCCTTTTGCGATGTAACGTCGTCGGCGGGCGAAGGTACGCAGACGTTCACCTATCAGCCTGCGCAATTGGCGGGGCGTTGGATCGCCGTCACCGCAAACGCCGGTGAGCCAAGCCTCAAGCCGTTTCTCGATGCGCACCCAGGCTCGCAGGCGATTGCTGCGCCTGCCGGCGACAAAGCGGGACGTGATGCCGCGATCAAGGCCGTCTTTGAGGTTGCGGCGACGACGGGGGCGGCGCTCAGCGATCTGCCGCTCGTGGAGCTTCCCGCGAAGCATCCAAAAGTTCTCTTGATCTTTTTCTCAGGCGACGGCGGCTGGCGCGACATCGACAAGCAGCTCGGCGAACTGCTGTCCAAGGATGGTGTCGCAGTGATCGGCGTCGATGCGCTGCGCTACTTCTGGAGCAAGAAGGAGCCACAGACGATTGCTGCCGACATCCATCGCATCATCGCTCACTATGGACCCGCTTGGGGTGTGAAATCCTTCGCGCTCGCGGGATATTCCTTCGGGGCAGGCATCATTCCGCTGACGTGGCCGAAGCTCGCACCGGCGACACAAGACCAGATCAAGCTGATCGCGATGCTCGGGCTGGAGCCTGTGGCGCGGCTGCAGATGTCGATGGCGGGCTGGCTGGGGTTGAATTCTTCGGCCGATATTCCGCTCGGACCATATTTGGCGCAGCTGCCGCAGGCGCGCGTCATGTGCGTCTATAGCGTCGAGGAGCAGAAGGACAACAATACCGGGTGTACGCTGGCGGAGCTCGATGGGGCGACGCGCATCGGCCGGACGGGCGGGCACCACTTCGGCGGCGATTACGATGATATCGCGCGGATCATTCTCGAGCGGCTCAACGCGGCGGGCGAGAAGTGA
- the mprF gene encoding bifunctional lysylphosphatidylglycerol flippase/synthetase MprF: MQTAHQKHDGEKIGGNRGIWDRVDWSFVGAIVALAAFSYAASVLYKTLESISWDQVRHTIVTFPLSRLALAGLATAASYLALVGYDLIALRLVGARRVPLRTTAITSFISHAVTFTFGFGVLTGGAVRMRLYRPWKVSTDQVLAVVLLCALSFWAGLAAIAGICLAVDPELVAALVGLDAAACRILGLAILAALALWLAISARKRTVIAVRDWQLPLPGAGTTLAAIFVGMADVAAAAVALWVLLPHDVAVTLPGFLVVFSLAIVVGVLSHVPGGFGVFDAIVLLGIAKGAPSPELVSSLVLFRLVYYFVPVTIAAMMLVAYEVRARSRVAQEDSSQTAALFDPIIPPLAAVATFFGGLVLLVAGTLPAERIAVVRNFIPLPFVEASHFIASLVGTILLVVANGLAHRLRSAWQLALLLLGGGAIFSVTKGLNFGEASICLAAAGLLIVGRREFYRQGGVFAGRPSASSLLAVAVAVSASAFIGLAIYRGIPYDNSLWWEFAYHQDASRFLRATLGAATIVIVVAAYQLMHKVAPERRHVSPSEMQEVEAIVGASTQITSELALIGDKRFLFSQSGDGFVMYDVRGSTWVAMGDPIANGGADLTDLVWRFKENADERRGSPVFYQVAADNLPVYLDAGFSLIKLGEDAWVDLEAFTLDGKVGRRLRQTKSRVERSNVSFEIVKAENVANYFPALKRVSDAWLQVHGRREKGFSLGFWNEDYLSRHDVAVVRHEDRIVAFANVLRKPASATASLDLMRHVPDAPESVMDYLVVMLLEQMKAEGYKWFNLGMAPLSGLPEHRLASRWARLAGLFFRYGDRLYNFEGVRIFKSKFKPEWRPKYLAYEHGLRLPQTLLDIAGLISSSPQRVVAERQRHDA; encoded by the coding sequence TTGCAGACTGCGCACCAGAAACATGACGGTGAAAAGATCGGCGGCAACCGTGGGATCTGGGATCGCGTCGACTGGTCTTTCGTCGGGGCGATCGTCGCGCTTGCGGCGTTCTCGTATGCTGCGTCCGTTCTCTACAAGACGCTCGAAAGCATCTCGTGGGATCAGGTCCGTCACACGATCGTTACGTTTCCGCTGTCGCGTCTGGCTCTCGCAGGACTTGCGACGGCTGCGTCTTATCTCGCTCTCGTCGGATATGATCTCATCGCATTGCGATTGGTCGGAGCGCGCCGCGTTCCACTGCGAACAACCGCCATCACCTCGTTCATCAGCCATGCCGTGACGTTCACGTTCGGCTTCGGGGTACTGACCGGCGGCGCCGTCCGCATGCGTCTTTATCGGCCGTGGAAGGTTTCGACCGATCAAGTTCTGGCCGTCGTCCTGCTTTGCGCGTTGAGCTTCTGGGCGGGACTTGCCGCCATCGCCGGCATCTGCCTTGCCGTCGATCCGGAACTGGTGGCGGCGCTGGTCGGACTGGATGCAGCGGCGTGTCGAATTCTTGGGCTTGCCATTCTGGCTGCGCTGGCGCTGTGGCTGGCGATTTCGGCGCGCAAAAGGACCGTCATCGCCGTCCGCGACTGGCAGCTGCCATTGCCGGGAGCAGGCACGACGCTTGCCGCGATCTTCGTCGGGATGGCGGATGTCGCGGCCGCGGCCGTTGCGCTGTGGGTGCTGTTGCCGCACGACGTCGCCGTCACGTTGCCGGGGTTTCTGGTCGTGTTTTCGCTGGCGATCGTTGTCGGTGTGCTCAGTCACGTGCCGGGTGGTTTCGGCGTCTTCGATGCGATCGTGCTGCTCGGCATCGCCAAGGGTGCGCCGTCGCCGGAACTGGTCAGCTCCTTGGTGCTGTTCCGGCTCGTCTATTATTTCGTGCCGGTGACCATCGCGGCGATGATGCTCGTTGCCTACGAGGTGCGCGCCCGCTCGCGCGTTGCGCAGGAGGACAGCAGTCAGACTGCGGCACTGTTCGATCCGATCATTCCACCGCTTGCGGCGGTCGCGACGTTTTTCGGCGGACTGGTTCTGCTTGTCGCGGGGACGCTGCCGGCGGAGCGCATCGCGGTCGTGCGAAATTTCATTCCGCTGCCGTTCGTCGAAGCGTCGCATTTCATCGCCAGTCTCGTCGGAACGATCCTGCTCGTCGTCGCGAACGGCCTGGCGCACAGGTTGCGCTCGGCATGGCAACTGGCGCTGCTCCTGCTTGGCGGCGGCGCGATCTTCTCGGTGACGAAAGGATTGAATTTCGGGGAAGCCTCAATCTGTCTCGCGGCGGCCGGTTTGCTCATCGTCGGACGGCGGGAATTCTATCGCCAGGGCGGCGTATTCGCGGGACGCCCGTCGGCGTCGTCGCTGCTTGCCGTCGCGGTTGCAGTCAGCGCGTCGGCCTTCATCGGTCTCGCGATCTATCGCGGCATTCCCTACGACAATTCGCTGTGGTGGGAATTCGCGTATCACCAGGACGCGTCGCGGTTCCTGCGCGCCACGCTCGGTGCGGCGACCATCGTCATCGTCGTCGCCGCCTATCAGCTGATGCACAAGGTTGCGCCCGAGCGGCGCCACGTTTCGCCGTCCGAGATGCAGGAGGTCGAGGCGATCGTCGGTGCATCGACGCAGATCACGTCGGAGCTGGCGCTCATCGGCGACAAGCGATTTCTGTTTTCTCAAAGCGGCGACGGTTTCGTGATGTACGACGTGCGCGGCTCGACGTGGGTCGCGATGGGCGATCCGATCGCGAACGGAGGCGCGGATCTCACCGACCTCGTTTGGCGGTTCAAGGAGAATGCGGACGAGCGCCGCGGTTCGCCGGTTTTCTATCAGGTCGCGGCCGACAATCTGCCGGTCTATCTCGACGCGGGTTTCTCGCTGATCAAGCTCGGCGAGGATGCCTGGGTCGATCTCGAGGCCTTCACGCTCGACGGTAAAGTCGGGCGGCGGCTCAGGCAGACGAAATCACGCGTCGAGCGCAGCAACGTGTCGTTCGAAATCGTCAAAGCCGAGAATGTCGCGAATTATTTTCCGGCTTTGAAGCGCGTGTCGGACGCGTGGCTGCAGGTGCATGGGCGTCGCGAAAAGGGGTTTTCGCTCGGCTTCTGGAACGAAGATTATCTCAGCCGGCACGACGTCGCCGTCGTTCGACACGAGGATCGCATCGTCGCGTTCGCGAATGTTTTGCGTAAGCCCGCTTCGGCGACGGCGTCGCTCGATTTGATGCGGCATGTGCCGGATGCGCCGGAGAGCGTCATGGATTATCTGGTCGTGATGCTGCTCGAGCAAATGAAGGCTGAGGGCTACAAATGGTTCAACCTCGGCATGGCGCCGCTCTCCGGTCTGCCCGAGCATCGGCTTGCGTCGCGCTGGGCGCGGCTCGCCGGGCTGTTCTTCCGTTACGGCGACAGGCTCTACAACTTCGAGGGCGTGCGCATTTTCAAGAGCAAGTTCAAACCGGAATGGCGGCCGAAGTATCTCGCGTACGAGCACGGTCTGCGTCTGCCGCAAACCTTGCTCGATATTGCGGGATTGATCAGCTCAAGTCCGCAGCGCGTGGTCGCGGAGCGTCAGCGACATGACGCCTAG
- a CDS encoding copper chaperone PCu(A)C: MRTKFLLLSLMALLPATAFAQDATSKGVTVANAWARATPGGATVGAVFLEIRTDKATSDRLTGIASPAAGRTEIHSSSMEGGVMKMRRLETIDLKPGTALVLKPMGDHIMLFDLKQPLKDGDTVDLTLNFEKAGAIAVKAGVAGIAAMGPKGAQTNSQGKKDSMSHEGMSHDQMHGDMHH; this comes from the coding sequence ATGCGCACGAAATTTCTGCTTTTGAGCTTAATGGCGTTGTTGCCGGCGACGGCTTTCGCCCAGGACGCCACCAGCAAAGGCGTCACCGTCGCGAACGCCTGGGCGCGTGCGACGCCGGGTGGTGCAACCGTTGGAGCGGTCTTTCTCGAGATACGGACGGACAAAGCGACCTCTGACCGGTTGACCGGCATCGCGTCTCCTGCGGCCGGCAGAACCGAAATTCATTCAAGCTCGATGGAAGGCGGCGTCATGAAAATGCGTCGTCTCGAAACGATCGACCTGAAGCCGGGGACGGCGCTCGTTTTGAAGCCGATGGGCGATCACATCATGCTTTTCGACCTGAAGCAGCCGTTGAAGGACGGCGATACGGTCGATTTGACTCTGAACTTTGAAAAGGCGGGCGCTATTGCCGTCAAAGCCGGCGTCGCGGGTATTGCGGCAATGGGGCCGAAGGGGGCTCAGACCAATTCCCAAGGCAAAAAGGACTCTATGTCGCACGAGGGGATGTCCCATGATCAGATGCACGGCGACATGCACCACTAA
- the glpD gene encoding glycerol-3-phosphate dehydrogenase yields the protein MSNEIFDLVVIGGGINGAGIAADAAMRGLRVMLAEADDLAGATSSASSKLIHGGLRYLEHYEFRLVREALAEREVLLAKAPHIIRPMRFVLPHVAGMRSRALIRAGLFLYDHLAARRTLGGSHAIDLGADPAGVPLASHLKHAFSYWDCAVDDARLVVLNAIAAREAGARIVTRTPVRALRVEDGLWIVLLGDGSRDVAARAVVNAAGPWVGDVARLGKSSGARSADVRLVRGSHIVVPRIAGADDAYTLQNSDGRVVFVLPFESDFTLIGTTEQPQGRDPRPATVSSDEESYLLTAVNRYLRVPLKPDQIVWTFAGVRPLDDDGSDNVSAITRDYRLDLQSEGTPPILNVIGGKITTYRKLAEAALDLLAQHIPGARSGSTRTAPLPGGDFGGCTFDAWFDDFARRHAGFERRTLMRLARRYGTRTARILDGTTSERDLGQDFGAGLCAREIAYLKSEEWADAAEDILWRRTKTGLHIAPGARASAAEAIQGYVDKL from the coding sequence ATGTCGAACGAGATCTTCGATCTTGTCGTGATCGGCGGCGGTATCAACGGCGCGGGCATCGCTGCCGACGCGGCGATGCGCGGACTGCGCGTGATGCTGGCTGAAGCCGACGATCTTGCCGGCGCGACGTCGTCGGCGAGTTCGAAGCTCATTCATGGCGGGCTTCGGTATCTCGAACACTATGAGTTCCGTCTTGTTCGTGAAGCGCTGGCGGAGCGCGAGGTTTTGCTTGCGAAGGCTCCGCATATCATCCGGCCGATGCGTTTCGTTCTGCCTCATGTTGCCGGAATGCGGTCGCGCGCGCTCATTCGGGCCGGGCTGTTTCTTTACGATCATCTTGCGGCGCGCCGAACCTTGGGCGGCTCGCACGCAATCGATCTCGGCGCCGACCCGGCGGGCGTGCCGCTGGCATCACATTTGAAGCACGCGTTCAGCTATTGGGATTGCGCCGTCGACGATGCGCGGCTCGTCGTTCTCAATGCGATCGCCGCGCGCGAGGCGGGTGCGCGGATCGTGACGCGGACGCCGGTTCGCGCGCTTCGTGTCGAAGACGGACTTTGGATCGTGTTGCTCGGGGACGGGTCTCGCGACGTTGCGGCACGGGCGGTCGTCAATGCGGCGGGTCCGTGGGTCGGCGATGTCGCGCGTCTCGGCAAATCTTCCGGCGCGCGATCCGCTGACGTCCGGCTGGTCAGAGGCAGCCACATCGTCGTTCCGCGCATCGCCGGAGCGGATGATGCGTACACTCTGCAAAATTCCGATGGCCGCGTCGTGTTCGTGCTGCCGTTCGAATCCGACTTCACGCTGATCGGCACGACGGAGCAGCCGCAGGGCCGTGATCCACGTCCCGCGACCGTGTCCAGCGACGAGGAGAGCTATCTTCTCACGGCCGTGAACCGGTATCTCCGCGTTCCACTAAAACCTGACCAGATCGTGTGGACGTTTGCCGGGGTTCGCCCGCTCGATGACGACGGAAGCGACAATGTTTCGGCAATCACGCGAGACTACCGCCTCGATCTTCAGTCGGAGGGGACACCGCCGATCCTGAATGTGATCGGCGGCAAGATCACGACCTATCGCAAGCTCGCGGAGGCGGCGCTCGATCTTCTCGCGCAGCACATTCCGGGGGCGCGGTCCGGCTCGACCAGAACGGCACCGCTGCCCGGCGGCGATTTCGGGGGCTGCACGTTCGATGCGTGGTTCGACGATTTCGCGCGCCGCCATGCCGGTTTCGAGAGGCGCACGCTGATGCGGCTGGCGCGCCGCTACGGCACCCGAACGGCGCGCATCCTCGACGGCACAACGTCGGAACGCGATCTGGGGCAGGATTTCGGTGCAGGTCTCTGTGCGCGCGAGATCGCCTATCTCAAATCCGAGGAATGGGCGGACGCGGCTGAGGATATTCTCTGGCGGCGGACCAAGACGGGTCTGCACATTGCTCCGGGGGCGCGTGCGAGCGCCGCCGAGGCCATTCAAGGTTACGTCGACAAGCTTTAG